A stretch of DNA from Longimicrobiaceae bacterium:
CGAGAGCCGTTCGGCTCCCAGGGCTTCACTCCAACGGCAATCTACTCGGTGAGAGGTGCTATTAAAGGATACGTTAATAGCACGGTTCGCTAATAAGACTTCAACGCTAAAGGTTAAATAACGTTCGATTCGTCCGCAATTCAGAACCGGAACGCCACCTTGATGCTCCCGCTCCCCTTCTTGTCCATCGCCGTCAGCAGCGCCTCGCGCACGTCCGAGAGCGCGAACGTGTGGGTGAGCAGCGGGCCCACGGGCGCTCGCCCGTCCGCCACCATCGCCGCGGCCTCGGTGAAGGCGCCAGACGTGGGGCTGGCGTGCGTGTGGCCGCCGTAGCACAGGCTGCCGCGCAGCGTGAGCTCCTTGAGCCAGATAGGCGACCAGTCGATCCCCGGCAGCGTCGTCGAGTTCCCCAGCAGCACGATCGTCCCGCCCTGGCGCGTGAACCGCAGCGCATCTTCCACCCCGCGCGTGCCACCCACGCACACGTAGGTCACGTCGAACCCGCCCACGGCGATGCGCTTGCCGATCACCGGCTTCATCAACCGCGCGCCGGAGATGGACGCCAGCTCATCGAAGTAGTCGCCCCGCCCGGAGACGGTGCGCTTCGCCCCCAGCCGCTCCGCCTGGTCCGCCTGGAACTGGTGCCGCGCCATCACCGTCAGCTCCACGCGCGGGGCGAGGGCGTGCAGCGCCGCCGTGGTCATCAGCCCGATCGCGCCGGAGCCGATCACCAGGACCTTCGCCCCGTCCACCGGCAGGTTGGCGCGCACGGCGTGGATCGAGCACGCCAGCGGCTCGATCAGCACCGCCTCCTCGTACGTCACCTTCTCGGGCACGCGCACGAGCTGCGTCTCGTGCGCCACGAACTCCTCGCCCCAGCTCCCGCCCAGGCCCTTCGTGGTCCCGATCAGCATTCCTGGGGCGACCTTGCCGTCCGTGAAGTGCGCGCACCGCGAGTGGTGCCCGTCCGCGCAGTCCGGGCAGGGCGGATCGATCTCCCGCGGCTCGCAGCACAGCAGCGGGTTGGCGACCACGCGCTCGCCCACGGAGAAGCCACGCACGCCGCGGCCGGTCTCGACGACGGTGCCGACGTTCTCGTGCCCCGGAACGAACGGGAACGACGAGAAGGGCGAGGTGGATGGGCTCGCCTTGAGCGTCACGATCGCGAGGTCGCTTCCGCAGATGCCGCCCATGTGCGTGCGGATGCGGACCCAGCGGTCGCTCGGCAGCGAGGGCGCCGCCGTCGTGCCGAGCCGCGTGCAGGCGTGAGGGCCTACGTACAGGCGCTCGTTCATCTTCCCCGCCGCCGCCGTCGCCAGGTAGCGCGGGATGGGCGCCGCGAAGGTGACCGCCCTCACGCAGGCACTCCCGGCGTGACGATGCGCAGCGCGCCCGGCACGCAGTCGATCCGCACCTCGGCAGACGAGGCGCGGTTGTACT
This window harbors:
- a CDS encoding alcohol dehydrogenase catalytic domain-containing protein — encoded protein: MRAVTFAAPIPRYLATAAAGKMNERLYVGPHACTRLGTTAAPSLPSDRWVRIRTHMGGICGSDLAIVTLKASPSTSPFSSFPFVPGHENVGTVVETGRGVRGFSVGERVVANPLLCCEPREIDPPCPDCADGHHSRCAHFTDGKVAPGMLIGTTKGLGGSWGEEFVAHETQLVRVPEKVTYEEAVLIEPLACSIHAVRANLPVDGAKVLVIGSGAIGLMTTAALHALAPRVELTVMARHQFQADQAERLGAKRTVSGRGDYFDELASISGARLMKPVIGKRIAVGGFDVTYVCVGGTRGVEDALRFTRQGGTIVLLGNSTTLPGIDWSPIWLKELTLRGSLCYGGHTHASPTSGAFTEAAAMVADGRAPVGPLLTHTFALSDVREALLTAMDKKGSGSIKVAFRF